In Candidatus Liberimonas magnetica, the following proteins share a genomic window:
- the purL gene encoding phosphoribosylformylglycinamidine synthase subunit PurL: protein MVKIIEIMNSSDEKLIKISKDYILSLSLVEMKAIQGYFKKLRRNPTDVELETLAQTWSEHCKHKTLAGIVEYEEIKPHTKAHGQQAANQKSKTTDCMPSKKVYNNLLKETVFKVTKELNKKWCISVFKDNAGIIEFDKNNGVAFKVETHNHPSALEPYGGAATGIGGVIRDILGVGLGAKPLANTDVFCFGLPGLPWKDLPQGVLHPKRIAKGVVSGVRDYGNRMGIPTINGAVYFDEGYTSNPLVFCGTLGIIPKNKCFKKVYPGDLILVVGGKTGRDGIHGATFSSVQLDQESDVSAVQIGNPIIEKKVLDTVLKARDMNLYHAITDCGAGGLSSAVGELGQDCGALVHLEKVSLKYEGLKPWEIWISEAQERMVLSVPKKNKGDIEKVFLSEDVEATFIGEFTNDKILTVMYEKDVVAKLHMEFLHNGVPRQKRKAVWEKRVESSELRVQSSKNLGKDLNQLLSSYNICSKEWIIRQYDHEVQGQTVVKPLHGKIENTGPGDASVIWPYTITGESRYRGIVISNGLNPEYGKIDPYWMAASSIDEAIRNAVCVGGQLEKIAILDNFCWGNPNRPEQLAGVVRAAQACYDIAKIYGTPFISGKDSLHNEYALKDKLYSIPPALLISAVGIVDDIRKTITMDLKEEGSLIYVLGETKNEMGGSHYFKIHNLLGGSVPRLDALRSKRLLRALQNAINKSLVSSCHDCSEGGIGVALAEMSIAGNRGIEFDLTDIPEETKLGETGLLFSESNSRFIVEVNPKNKKLFEKTLAGLPFKHAGKVTKEATLTIKDLKGKTLIEEKINTLRDSWQKTLSW from the coding sequence ATGGTAAAGATCATAGAGATCATGAATTCATCAGACGAAAAGCTTATTAAAATAAGCAAGGATTATATTTTGTCCTTGTCGCTTGTTGAAATGAAGGCGATACAGGGGTATTTCAAAAAACTTAGAAGGAATCCCACGGATGTCGAACTTGAAACTCTTGCCCAGACCTGGAGCGAGCACTGCAAGCATAAGACCCTGGCCGGAATTGTTGAATACGAAGAGATAAAGCCTCACACAAAAGCCCATGGGCAGCAGGCCGCAAACCAAAAATCCAAAACGACAGATTGTATGCCTAGTAAAAAAGTCTATAACAACTTGCTTAAAGAAACAGTATTTAAAGTGACTAAAGAACTCAATAAAAAGTGGTGTATCTCTGTTTTTAAGGATAATGCAGGTATAATCGAATTTGACAAAAACAATGGTGTTGCTTTTAAAGTTGAAACGCATAACCATCCTTCAGCGCTTGAGCCGTACGGAGGCGCAGCAACAGGGATAGGCGGAGTAATAAGGGATATTTTAGGTGTCGGCCTTGGCGCAAAACCTCTTGCAAATACTGATGTCTTTTGTTTCGGCCTGCCCGGCCTTCCCTGGAAAGACCTTCCGCAGGGTGTCCTTCATCCCAAAAGGATCGCTAAAGGAGTAGTTTCAGGCGTCCGCGATTACGGGAACAGGATGGGGATACCTACAATTAACGGGGCGGTATATTTTGACGAGGGGTATACTTCTAATCCGCTTGTTTTCTGCGGCACCCTGGGCATTATCCCAAAAAATAAATGTTTTAAGAAAGTCTATCCCGGAGACTTGATATTAGTCGTCGGAGGAAAGACCGGCAGGGACGGCATACACGGAGCGACTTTTTCGTCTGTCCAGCTGGACCAGGAATCAGACGTAAGTGCGGTTCAGATAGGGAACCCCATCATAGAAAAAAAAGTACTGGATACGGTCTTAAAAGCACGCGACATGAATTTATATCATGCGATTACGGACTGCGGCGCGGGCGGGTTATCAAGTGCAGTCGGTGAGCTTGGGCAGGACTGCGGCGCCCTGGTCCATTTGGAAAAGGTCTCATTAAAATATGAAGGTTTAAAACCCTGGGAAATCTGGATCTCAGAAGCCCAGGAAAGAATGGTGCTTTCGGTCCCTAAAAAGAATAAGGGTGACATAGAAAAAGTTTTTCTTTCGGAAGATGTCGAAGCTACGTTCATCGGCGAGTTCACTAATGATAAAATCCTTACAGTAATGTATGAAAAGGATGTCGTAGCTAAACTTCATATGGAATTCTTGCATAACGGCGTACCCAGGCAGAAAAGAAAAGCCGTATGGGAAAAAAGAGTTGAGAGTTCAGAGTTGAGAGTTCAGAGTTCTAAAAACTTAGGCAAGGATTTAAATCAGCTTCTTTCGAGTTACAATATTTGCTCGAAGGAATGGATAATAAGGCAGTACGACCATGAAGTCCAGGGGCAGACCGTAGTTAAACCCCTGCACGGCAAAATAGAAAACACAGGGCCCGGGGATGCATCGGTGATATGGCCGTACACAATTACAGGCGAATCTAGATACAGGGGGATAGTCATTTCAAACGGGCTTAACCCTGAATACGGTAAAATTGACCCTTATTGGATGGCAGCTTCAAGTATCGATGAAGCCATAAGAAATGCAGTGTGTGTCGGAGGCCAGCTAGAGAAAATCGCTATTTTAGATAATTTTTGCTGGGGAAACCCTAACCGTCCTGAGCAGCTTGCAGGGGTGGTAAGGGCTGCGCAGGCGTGTTATGATATCGCTAAAATCTACGGCACGCCTTTTATTTCCGGCAAGGACAGCCTGCATAATGAATATGCTTTAAAAGATAAACTATATTCCATACCGCCGGCTCTTTTGATCTCTGCCGTAGGGATAGTAGATGATATAAGAAAGACTATAACTATGGACTTAAAAGAGGAAGGGAGCCTCATCTATGTCCTGGGTGAAACCAAAAATGAGATGGGCGGTTCTCATTATTTTAAAATCCATAATCTATTAGGTGGCAGTGTTCCGAGGCTTGATGCCCTTAGGTCAAAAAGGTTGCTGAGAGCTTTACAAAATGCCATAAATAAAAGTTTAGTAAGTTCGTGCCATGATTGCTCGGAAGGCGGTATAGGAGTAGCCTTAGCCGAGATGTCGATAGCCGGTAATAGAGGCATAGAGTTTGATTTAACGGATATCCCTGAAGAAACAAAACTTGGAGAAACAGGACTCCTTTTTTCGGAGTCCAACAGCCGGTTTATAGTTGAAGTAAACCCGAAGAACAAGAAACTCTTTGAAAAAACTTTGGCAGGTTTGCCTTTTAAGCATGCCGGCAAAGTAACCAAAGAAGCAACTCTGACAATAAAAGACTTAAAAGGTAAAACGCTAATAGAAGAAAAAATAAATACCTTAAGAGATTCGTGGCAAAAAACATTAAGCTGGTAA
- a CDS encoding DUF47 family protein: MLKKYFGMEDNFEKFMLAYADNLEATSKKFYDFIRAFDVSGIDQWAKEIKEIEHNSDNVTHETMNWLEGTFIVNYDREDIHVLASDLDDIIDFMDAAATRISLYNVTEMLPEVIKLTEQLFLSCQETAKAVRAISGPKLNRSVLEICKNIKGYESEGDKLYHDILAMLFKDGKDPLYVIKFKEIVEELERALDRCNQAAMDVESLIFKYS; encoded by the coding sequence AATTCATGCTGGCATACGCAGATAATCTTGAGGCGACATCTAAAAAATTCTATGATTTTATCCGTGCGTTCGATGTGTCCGGGATAGATCAATGGGCAAAAGAAATAAAAGAAATTGAACATAACAGCGACAATGTAACCCATGAAACAATGAACTGGCTTGAAGGCACATTTATAGTAAATTATGACAGGGAGGACATACATGTCCTTGCTTCTGACCTGGATGATATAATAGATTTTATGGATGCTGCGGCAACAAGGATATCCTTATACAATGTCACAGAAATGCTGCCTGAAGTAATAAAGCTTACTGAACAGCTTTTTCTTTCTTGCCAGGAGACTGCAAAAGCTGTACGTGCTATTTCAGGCCCCAAGCTTAACAGGAGCGTTTTAGAAATTTGTAAAAATATCAAAGGATACGAATCAGAAGGTGACAAATTATACCATGATATACTTGCAATGCTTTTTAAGGATGGAAAAGACCCGTTATACGTAATAAAATTTAAGGAAATAGTCGAAGAATTAGAGCGCGCCCTTGACCGGTGTAACCAGGCAGCGATGGATGTAGAATCGTTGATATTTAAATACAGCTGA
- a CDS encoding inorganic phosphate transporter — MHIPFDQLPLLYWIVILAALAFDFANGWHDTANAVATCISTRILRPATAIALSAVLNFAGALLSTKVAKTIGGGIVNPTIVTGEHGAFLIFAAMLAAIIWEVYTVLEGLPVSGSHALIGGLIGAAISVYGFNVIVLKGILKIFLAMVLSPVLGVIIGMLILKLSYTIAQRLKPIRVKKIFAFVQIITSSTMSLMHGQNDAQKVMGVITLLLFTGGYFGAVEFKNVHVPIWVMLACAFSMAMGTAIGGRKVIKTLGCKLAHLRPIEGASAELSASIVLEAASSLGVPVSTTHTITGSIVGVGVEKRMKAVKWGTGLKIIYAWIFTLPVVALMSGILAKIFLYMYK; from the coding sequence ATGCATATTCCGTTTGACCAATTACCGTTATTATACTGGATTGTAATTCTTGCGGCTCTTGCTTTTGATTTTGCCAACGGGTGGCATGATACTGCAAATGCAGTTGCAACATGTATATCAACAAGGATCCTTAGGCCTGCTACTGCAATCGCTCTTTCTGCTGTTTTAAATTTTGCAGGGGCGCTATTGAGCACAAAGGTCGCTAAAACAATAGGAGGTGGGATTGTAAACCCGACTATCGTTACAGGAGAACACGGAGCCTTTCTTATATTTGCGGCTATGCTTGCGGCGATTATCTGGGAAGTATACACTGTTTTGGAAGGACTTCCTGTTTCTGGCTCACATGCTTTGATAGGCGGTTTGATAGGTGCTGCGATTTCGGTATATGGTTTTAACGTAATTGTGTTAAAAGGCATTTTGAAAATATTTCTTGCTATGGTCCTTTCTCCGGTCCTTGGTGTTATTATAGGTATGCTTATCCTTAAACTGAGCTATACCATAGCTCAGAGATTAAAACCCATTAGAGTTAAAAAGATTTTTGCTTTTGTCCAGATAATTACTTCTTCAACAATGTCACTGATGCACGGGCAGAACGATGCTCAGAAAGTTATGGGAGTAATTACTCTGTTGTTGTTTACCGGCGGGTATTTCGGAGCAGTGGAATTTAAAAATGTTCATGTTCCGATTTGGGTAATGCTTGCCTGCGCATTTTCTATGGCTATGGGTACGGCTATAGGGGGAAGAAAGGTAATAAAAACACTCGGCTGTAAGCTTGCTCATCTAAGGCCCATAGAGGGCGCTTCAGCAGAGCTCTCAGCTTCAATAGTCCTTGAAGCTGCATCGTCCTTAGGAGTGCCTGTAAGCACTACTCATACCATAACGGGGAGTATAGTCGGAGTTGGGGTAGAAAAAAGAATGAAAGCAGTAAAATGGGGAACAGGGCTCAAAATAATTTATGCCTGGATTTTTACCCTGCCCGTAGTTGCGCTTATGAGCGGAATCCTTGCCAAAATATTTTTATATATGTATAAATAA
- a CDS encoding phosphoribosylaminoimidazolesuccinocarboxamide synthase, giving the protein MNKTVETEKIDLPLYHRGKVRDVYNLGENLLIVASDRISAFDFVLPTIIPDKGKILHKLSMFWFDFIKDMMPNHIITGDFESFPKELRKYPYLRDRSALVKKAKRVDIECIVRGYLSGSGWKSYKQDQAICGIKIEKGLLESSKLPQPIFTPTTKEEGGKHDENISFEEMAKRIGNQLAESIRDLSIKIYTRANSHAETKGIILADTKYEFGLLDGKIILIDEILTPDSSRFWEKSKYIVGKSQDSLDKQYVRDYLESIQWVKRPPVPSLPEDVVKRTKEKYLDAYRKLTGKEI; this is encoded by the coding sequence ATGAACAAAACCGTTGAAACTGAAAAAATCGATCTGCCGCTTTATCATAGAGGAAAAGTACGGGATGTCTATAATCTTGGAGAAAACCTTTTAATAGTTGCCAGTGACAGGATCTCTGCTTTTGACTTTGTGCTTCCTACCATAATACCTGATAAAGGAAAGATTCTTCATAAGTTGTCGATGTTCTGGTTTGATTTTATAAAAGATATGATGCCTAACCATATAATCACAGGCGATTTTGAGAGCTTCCCCAAAGAACTCAGGAAGTATCCGTATTTAAGGGATAGGTCCGCACTTGTAAAGAAAGCAAAAAGGGTTGATATAGAATGCATAGTAAGAGGCTATCTTTCAGGATCAGGATGGAAATCATATAAGCAAGACCAGGCTATCTGCGGAATAAAGATTGAAAAAGGGCTTCTTGAATCATCAAAACTGCCTCAACCCATATTTACGCCCACTACCAAGGAAGAAGGCGGGAAACATGATGAGAATATTTCTTTTGAAGAAATGGCTAAGCGGATTGGGAATCAATTAGCTGAGAGTATCAGGGATTTATCTATAAAGATTTACACAAGGGCAAATTCGCATGCCGAAACAAAAGGGATAATCCTTGCCGATACAAAATATGAATTCGGACTTCTTGACGGCAAAATAATCCTGATAGATGAGATATTGACCCCTGATTCATCCCGTTTTTGGGAAAAAAGCAAGTATATAGTCGGAAAATCTCAAGACAGCCTTGATAAACAATATGTAAGGGACTATCTTGAATCGATACAGTGGGTTAAAAGGCCGCCTGTTCCGTCCCTGCCCGAAGATGTTGTTAAAAGAACAAAAGAAAAATATTTGGATGCTTATAGAAAATTAACGGGAAAGGAAATATAA
- a CDS encoding phosphoribosylformylglycinamidine synthase subunit PurS, whose product MIYQVEVMLNKGFKDIHGHNIRNDISYIGIKDKPEVRYSPLFYIEGNIELYEINKIAKNLLIDPVTQNCSIRSIASKNAQAKNSQTKSQGHEVEVWFKPGVTDVVSESIIKAIKDLGIDKELKVKTGHKYIFTGSVSLNSVKQITERLLVNNIIQKYTIR is encoded by the coding sequence ATGATTTACCAAGTTGAAGTAATGTTAAATAAAGGATTTAAAGATATTCACGGCCACAATATAAGGAATGACATTTCTTATATTGGGATAAAAGACAAGCCTGAGGTAAGATACTCGCCTCTGTTTTATATAGAAGGGAATATTGAACTTTACGAAATTAACAAGATAGCTAAAAACCTTCTTATCGACCCTGTTACACAGAATTGCAGTATAAGAAGTATTGCATCCAAGAACGCTCAGGCAAAAAACTCCCAAACCAAGAGCCAGGGGCACGAAGTTGAAGTGTGGTTCAAACCGGGTGTTACGGATGTTGTGAGCGAGAGCATTATAAAGGCGATCAAGGATCTCGGTATAGATAAAGAGCTCAAAGTTAAAACAGGGCATAAATATATTTTTACGGGTTCGGTATCTTTAAATTCCGTGAAACAAATAACCGAACGTCTTCTGGTCAATAATATAATACAGAAATATACAATACGATAA